A window of Vigna unguiculata cultivar IT97K-499-35 chromosome 4, ASM411807v1, whole genome shotgun sequence contains these coding sequences:
- the LOC114182452 gene encoding molybdenum cofactor sulfurase, with amino-acid sequence MQTLNEVSQKCPQCCCSCTTPFFNSTISSHNTTPPKLRNSSAEWRHSFAVTTTSSIFPNTQFTNHESLPSLHESFNEFTKVFPQYSDTEQVDYVRAKDYFHLSLSNQTCLDYIGIGLFCYSQLQHQLPSSSVPQTPQFQPNYSDIPFFSIHSKTGSLKTLLLHGGQDSEFEGAMRKRIMSFLNISENDYFMVFTANRTSAFKLVADSYQFQTSRRLLTVYDYESEAAEAMVSSSEKRGARAMSAEFSWPRLRIQSKKLRKMIESRRKKKKRKGLFVFPLGSRVTGARYPYLWMSIAQENGWHVLVDACALGPKDMDCFGLSLFQPDFLICSFYKVFGANPSGFGCLFIKKSAISSLESSPSAGIVNLVQDSSSVPDLELIHNTTSTSPHEEKKPFPLSSFSGPMQSKQSEVVEEGEPTDTNLKAPQCSEIEEMQEPVQTLEKSNVQESGIQCGCLDQVDSLGLILITNRSRYLINWLVNSMLKLKHPNTQGVPLVKIYGPKVKFDRGPALAFNIFDWKGERVEPVLVQKLADRSNISISYAFLHHIWFADKYAEEKGKVLQTKVVTTTTTTTNKKKKDRVGISVVTAALGFIANFEDVYKLWAFVARFLDADFVEKERWRYLAINQKTIEV; translated from the coding sequence atgcagACCCTTAATGAGGTCTCACAAAAGTGCCCTCAATGTTGTTGCAGCTGCACAACACCGTTTTTCAACTCTACAATTTCATCACACAACACAACACCACCGAAACTCAGGAACAGTTCTGCAGAGTGGCGCCACAGTTTTGCAGTCACAACAACATCATCTATATTCCCAAACACTCAATTCACCAACCATGAGTCTCTTCCATCACTTCATGAATCATTCAATGAGTTCACCAAAGTCTTCCCTCAGTATTCTGATACTGAACAAGTTGACTATGTCAGAGCCAAGGACTATTTCCACCTCTCACTCTCCAACCAAACTTGCCTTGATTACATTGGCATTGGCCTTTTCTGTTACTCTCAGCTTCAACACCAATTACCCTCATCTTCAGTTCCTCAAACACCCCAATTTCAACCCAATTACTCAGACATTCCTTTCTTTAGCATACACTCCAAAACTGGTAGCTTGAAGACTTTGCTGCTTCATGGGGGACAAGACTCAGAATTTGAGGGTGCAATGAGAAAGAGAATCATGAGTTTCCTTAACATATCAGAAAATGACTACTTTATGGTTTTCACAGCAAACAGAACCTCAGCTTTCAAACTTGTGGCAGATTCCTACCAATTCCAAACTAGTAGGAGGCTTTTGACAGTTTATGACTATGAGAGCGAGGCTGCGGAAGCAATGGTTAGTTCCTCAGAGAAGAGAGGTGCAAGGGCCATGTCAGCAGAGTTCTCATGGCCTAGGCTGAGGATCCAGTCAAAAAAGTTGAGGAAGATGATTGAGAgtaggagaaagaagaagaaaagaaaaggccTTTTTGTTTTCCCACTTGGTTCAAGAGTTACAGGAGCAAGATACCCTTATCTGTGGATGAGCATAGCACAGGAGAATGGATGGCATGTGCTGGTTGATGCATGTGCATTGGGGCCAAAAGACATGGATTGCTTTGGCCTCTCTCTCTTTCAACCAGATTTTCTTATTTGCTCTTTCTATAAGGTCTTTGGGGCAAACCCTTCTGGTTTTGGATGCCTTTTCATCAAGAAATCTGCCATTTCCAGCTTGGAATCTTCCCCTTCAGCAGGAATTGTCAACCTTGTACAAGATTCTTCTTCTGTCCCTGACTTAGAACTTATACACAATACAACATCAACATCCCcacatgaagaaaaaaaaccaTTTCCTTTGTCATCTTTCTCTGGTCCAATGCAAAGTAAACAATCTGAAGTAGTTGAAGAAGGAGAACCAACTGATACAAATCTAAAAGCTCCTCAATGTTCTGAGATTGAGGAGATGCAAGAGCCAGTTCAGACCCTTGAGAAAAGCAATGTCCAAGAAAGTGGCATCCAATGTGGGTGCTTAGACCAAGTTGATTCTTTGGGATTGATTCTCATCACTAACAGGTCAAGGTACCTTATCAACTGGCTAGTGAACTCTATGTTGAAGCTTAAGCATCCTAATACACAAGGGGTTCCTTTGGTGAAGATTTATGGTCCAAAGGTGAAATTTGACAGAGGGCCAGCTTTGGCATTCAATATATTTGATTGGAAAGGTGAAAGGGTTGAGCCTGTGCTTGTCCAGAAACTGGCTGATAGAAGCAACATCTCTATCAGTTATGCATTCCTGCATCATATTTGGTTTGCAGATAAGTATGCAGAAGAGAAGGGAAAAGTCCTACAAACCAAAGTggtgacaacaacaacaacaacaaccaacaagaagaagaaagatAGGGTTGGAATCAGTGTGGTTACTGCTGCACTTGGCTTCATTGCTAATTTTGAAGATGTGTATAAGCTTTGGGCTTTTGTTGCTAGATTCCTAGATGCTGACTTTGTGGAGAAAGAGAGATGGAGATATCTTGCCATCAACCAGAAAACTATTGAGGTTTAG